In Aptenodytes patagonicus chromosome 9, bAptPat1.pri.cur, whole genome shotgun sequence, the DNA window AGCTGAGCTCTAAAAAGAAGCTGAGAGCACCACATTAGTTTGACGGGCATTAAGAAAACGATGGGAAAAGTCTCAAAGGTTAAAAGGTTCAGGATGTTTCATTTGAAAGTTATGTGAGCGTTTTCTAAGGTGGTTTCTCTCAGAGGCACTCTCCTTTTACTCAGTTAACAGTGAATGGGTGAAGGACAAGAGAAATACATGAATCCTAATGGTTGAAAGGTAGTCCTTGTAGAGTAAGTGCCCCTGGCAAGTTGCTGTCTGCAAACAGCCATACCTGGAGTTGCTTGACACCTGCCATGGTTCAGTCCTTGCACAGAGGGGGAAGCCACCTCTGTAAAATGGTCTAGTAGGTATCAGATGCCTCCACTCATCTGCCAGGTGCCTGGGACAGTCAGTGCCAGGAAGCTGGCCCAGCACTCCAAATTCACGCCATGGAATACTGGGTcagaggagagagggggaagcCCAGAGCCCACTTCCCAAGGTGTATAGAGTTTGATTTGTTATATGCAGGGTGTTTAACTCTCAGATGTGGCATGCTGTGTCCCAGATCACCTTGGTGGTCCTTCTGTGATGAAAGGTGTATATAATCTTAATACAACCCCCCCCCTCCATTTCCCTCACACATGAATACTGACGAGGCATTCACAGTCTTTTTTCCAGAGCTACAGTTGTAACTATTTCAATAAAAGACACACAAGTTTGTCTGTCATTGTGGTGCAGTGATCGCCTTTTGTTCCCTTGCTCTTACTTCCCTCTCTTCTGTGCTTGGGTGGTGGTGTTTGCAAAACACTGAACCGTGCTGTGAAACACACATGCTTCCCACCCCAGATTTGCGAGACTGGCCACGCTGATGATGAGCTCTCTCCCAGCAAATCAGCTCAGGCATTACTCTTATTTGTGTCTTTTCAGGAAGGTGAAACAGCACTAAATATGAGAAAAGTCTGTCTGTACTTGGAAGAGAGATTATTCTGTATTCTAAACATGCTAATGGATTGTAAACCGGCTCAGTGGCTGGGCTGGTCTCAGTTCAAACAAGGGGGACCTGGACCAAATGCAGAGTAAGAGCTCACAATTTGCGTCACCCAGAAGAATTACAAGCAAGTTAGAAAGAGATTAGTTTATAGAAACACTGGGAGAGGCGGGgcaaaacacacatttttcctcttctcatctTAGGCTCCCTAATATGGGCACATTTCCCTGGATAGTTGCTCTAACCAagctattaatatttttcttcatttaaaacaaaacaaaatcctccaAAATTTATCAGAGAAGACAGCACAAACCACTGGTCGCTTTGGGAGCATGTGGctgcacagcagaggcagggtGCTAcacaagacagagagagacttggCCTCCGCAAGGGCACAGAGACCTTGCTTACTTGCTACCTCTAGGCCTGGGCGTGGAAATCTGCAGCACTCCTTTTCCATGAGCCCAGGCAATAATGCAATTCTGAGAGTCCAGCTTGCTGGAGACCAAGATGCTCCTCACATTTTGGCACCCAATCTTACATCCACTAAGTTAGCAGAAGTGTTGCACTTTCTTCCAGGCCATCAAAATGCATGTAGCAAATTAGTCATAGATTTCCTAGGGATAGCAGACAGGGAAACCTGTGAGCTGTGCCACCATCCAGCATGCTCCAAGTGTAGTTGAGGAACAGGTAAGTGCCTTAATGTAATGCCCCACCTCTAAACCCCCCAAATCCTGACCACAGTCCCCATGGGACTGTGCCATAAAGACAAAAAGGTCCCGGAGCTCCTGGCTTCTGCTGAACAATAATGCCAAACTACTGCTTTTAATCCCAGGAAACTTAAGGCCACAAGTATAAATTGCCTAAAATACAAATTCTGACTTAATTCTTGTGAGACCACCCTGCTTTCCTGTCAGTCCCTAGCAGGAGACACCCAGCAGTGGGTCACCATGCCACCTGGGGCTGTGATTCACCCCACACTCCCACAGCAGCTTGCAGATGTGCTGTCAGTGCTCCCATCGGTGCAGGTGTCACAGAGGGGaaagctgcacagcagctgaCAAGTCAAGATAAGGATAAAGAGGAACGCTCTTTGCCTTCCTGCAAAGAAGGAAGGTGCAACTGTTTTAGCTTTGTCTTCCTTGTAAATATATGTTTCGTTTGTCTTCTGTCAAGTGGTGGAGTCTCTGGACCAGCACTCCTGGAAAGTCCAAGGAAGACAATTACAAAACCTTCAGATAAGGGCCCTATCATCAATAGGAGAGTACCCCATCCTCACAGTGATTGCCTCTGACAGTGATTTACACCTGCAGAGAATGTGATCCGTGATGCCTTAGGGTGCTGCTTGATGTCATTTTCCTGTCACATATTATATCCAACTGCTACCAAAATTCCTTTCTCAAAAGTCCCAAGTGGGATGTGCCCCTCCCTGAGACAGAGAGATGTATTTTCAAGACCAAGCAGTCTTGAAAAAGTTCCACAGCACCCAGCTTGCTCATAACAAGAAATACCAAATACACAGACAGTTGGCTTTCTCCTTCAGAAAGGCCACATTTTCCCTTAATGTACAGCCCTCAGACACAAATAggtttcccttctctctctgccctttttCAGATCAAAAGGAGAGATTTAGTCCAAGTTGGCCTGGCACATACTGAAAGCCCTTCTCGGTGCCCCGCCGGATGCAGTCACTCAGGAAGACGTGTCGTGTGGTTGCCATCCGGGAAGCGAGGAGCCTTCATGACCTACTCCTAGTATAGATCAAGGCCAGACAAGTCCAGCTCATTTGCCTTGAAGGGACAATGACTCATGCACTTCAGCCTCTTCTCATTTCTGCTTGGCATGTATGATTTGTTCCCTTGTCCTTGCAGGCTGAAAGAAACCATGATGGAAATGCCCAGGGCAGCTGTAGTTTATTTCAACTGTCTCAGTCCTATTTCTGACATCCCAAGAGAGTCAGGAAAGCCAGTCTCCCAAGATATATTCTCCCCCATCCTTTGCAGGTAGCTCCTTTGTGCAGAGTCCTCTCTGCTATCCCATGGCAGCTTCAAGGGACAGATAGCCTTGCCAAAGAGTAGTGTGGGCTATTTTGGCTACCtgcatttcaaagcaaacagCTTGCCCTAGAAACTTATTCTTTGAAAGTCACCTACACTCTGAAGAGGAATGTGACAGTCACTCAACCCTTTCAAGCCAGCAGCTATTCCCTCCCTCGCCAGCCCACCAGCATGTGGCATCACACCTGTGTGTAGAGAATTGACCACAGCAGCAACCTGTAGTCCAGCTTCAAACTCACAAGGGGGCTGAAGAGTGGGACTGCAAAGCTCCAGATCACCTCTGCTTGACAAAGGCATAGTGGCAGCATCAGGAGTGGGGAGAGGCATGAAGTGGTACTGAAGGTGGTGGCtttactgctttcatttaatccatttttattctctttgctttATTATAGTAAACCTGGGGCAAGTTGGAGGAGAAGAGGTTTGGGAGAAACAGGCACACCCTGGAGTTTTCTGAGGTATAACAAAGCAAAGGGCTACCCTGTAGAGGGTTTGGCCTTGCACTGGCTTATGTGAAATGCCAGTCAAGAGCCTCTGATACCCCAGTACACCACTGCATCCATGGTCCCAAAACATGGCTGGGACCCTGTAAAAAAATCCATCCTGCTGCATTCACCTCCTACAGCAAGTGGTTCTGGCCCACACTAGAAAATTCTCCCAGTAGATAGCCTTTTGTTAGTTTCCCTGGATAAAATTTTGTACTGATTTTTGCCTGATGGACCAGAGAGGAAGCCAAAGCCTATAGTGGGGATTTACAAGGTGTTACTTCACCTGTGCCTGAGAGCACTGCATGGACTGGACCACCCTGAGAGGGGCAGGGCTTGTGTCAGCATTACTGCTACCTTAAAGGAAGGCATGGAGGTAGCACTGAGATCATCAAACATGGACAGCAGCTCTGAGCTTTCCGAGATAGAGCCAGCCACCAGGCAGAGTGCAAGAGATGAGGAAGGCGGGATGGAAACACAGTGAAGCcgcatcctcctcctttctgcttgctgtgtgCAAGAAGCTGCTGATGCACCGCGAGCTCCACCTCGCGTCCCAGCGAAGCCCTCGGCAGTCACCGTCCCTTGGCCTGGGGCACGCCAGTGCAATCAGGCACTGGCAGAAACGTTGCACAGTGCTGGTATTCGATGCTAGCGACTAAAAATCTGTGAGCTGGGAgattatgttttcattttgctgaactTTTCCAGGTGGATCCTGGCTTGCAAACCCAGCACAAACGTAGGTCAAACCCAGCGGGTAATGGGGGAAAACTAACTCCAGAAGGAGGCAGAGTTACAAGGTGGTCCCAAACAAAATCATTTAATACAGCCACAGAGATCCTGACCACTCACTTTGCACCAGGATGCTTCAACTTGTAGTTTCCAGCTCTTATTTCAAACCTAAAGAAGCACTTGTATGTCTGAAAGTGTttaccctcctctccccccagctaCAGCATTTCGTCTAatgaaagatcatagaatcatagaatagtttgggttggaagggacctctaaaggtcatctagtccaacccccctgccatgggcagggacatcttcaagtagatcaggttgctcagagccctgtccagcctgactttgaatgtttccagggatggggcatccaccacctctctgggcaacctgtgccagtgcttcaaccaccctcagcgtaaaaaaattcttccttatatctagtctaaatctacccccctttagtttaaagccattcccccttgtcctgtcgcatcagaccctgctaaaaagtttgtcgccatcttttttataaaccccctttaagtactgataggctgcaataaggtctccctggagccttctcttctctaggctgaacaaccccaactctctcagcctttcttcacaggagaggtgttccatccccctgatcattttcgtggccctcttctggacccactccaacaggtccatgtctttcttatgctgagggctccagatcTGGACGCAGTGCatcaggtggggtctcaccagagcagagtagaggggcagaatcccctccctcgacctgctggccacgctgctttggatgcagcccaggatacggttggccttctgggctgtgagcgcacattgctggctcatgtacagcttttcctccaccagtacctccaagtccttctcggcagggctgctctcaatcccttcatcccccagcctgtattgataccgggggttgcccggTATCAACacccccaggtgcaggaccttgcacttggccttgttgaacctcacgaggttcacacgggcccacttctcgagcttgtccaggtccctctggatggcatcccgtccctctggcgtgtcaaccgcaccactcagcttggtgtcatctgcaaacttgatgagggtgcactcaatcccactatgtcgtTGATTAAGATATTACCTCTCTCTATatacaaaatttgtttttcaCCCATCTAATCAAGTACTATTGTCATAGGCTGAAACACCTTAACTTGTggaattttacttaatttaatttatcgCCAATtaacataaacttttaattactgattcaggtATTGGGGGGGAGATgagaaacaattaaacaaacaggGACACACTTTTCCTTATCCTTTCACAAGCTCAACTTCAATCAAACCCAACTCTCCCCCAACCCAATTCATTGTCTCAACATGCCTTGTTTTCACCAGTCCCTCCCAATCCCTTCAGTGAGGGAAGAGGTGGCACAGGAGGTCAGGGTATGTGCTTAACAGTTTCTTTCTGCAGTCCAGGCTTCTTACTTACTTCCAGTGTTCCTGGTTTCTTAATTGCTACCTCTGCTCAAGTGTTGATCCTCCAGGGGCTGCAAgtccctgccctggcatgggtcgtccatgggctgcagtccttcagggttgtccctgctccagcgtgggtcacCTGTGGGCTACAGCCACTTCAGAGGTATGCCTCCCCTGGGACAGAGCACCTCCTTCCATAACTGGGTCACCAATGCTGTCCCCTTCCACCTGCCTCCTCCACTCCCTTCTCCCACCTCAACTCCCGTGTCTCCTTTTGTGCATGTTCCTTGTGTCTCCTACTCCTAGTGGCTATCactccttcttaaatatatttgagCACAAGTGCCACATGCTCCTCTGACTGATTGAACTTTTGGTATGCAAAGGGGCTTTTACACTGGTTTCAGTGCCAGCTGGAAGGGGCTGTGACAGGCATAGAGCAGTTCCTGGCCTCCCACACAAGGCAGTCCCTCTTCCGCCCCGATCAAAGCTCTGCAATTTATGCCAAATAAGACTGTGAATGCTCTAATATAagataagcattttttaaatgtatacatCTTTTATGGGTTGATACCTTGCCTAAGAAAGTAACTTGTTGGTTTAAACTGGTTGCTAAACATAGCCTGAGTTTTAACTAAATCCATAGGAAAGGTTTCTGTGCAGAATTCTGTTTGGAAAACTCAGCTACTGATCATGGGTTCTCTATGACATTTAGATGGCAAGTTTGACATATTCGCTCAAACACGAGGGGAAAATCCAGTCAAGTAAACTGGGGCAACAGGATATCATACCTAAATTTCCATCAGACTCATTCTATTCCAACCAGGCTCATGTTACCAGAAAAGTGCATCTCATAGGTCTAAAAGCCTGATTATTAGAATTTTATTTGATATATGTGGTAGTACAGCAATGGGAAAATTTAGTATTTGGAGAAAGTAGCAGATCATGGCACAGAACAATTCAGTGACATATAACATCTCAAATTCCTAGAAAGTAGTCCCCTCTTATAGGAAATGTCAGCATTCAAATGGTTATCAGTATGTTAACCCAACTCAGTTAGCCTATATCATCAAGCCAATTAGCACACCATCTTGTATTTGGAACAGCTATCTCTTCTTAAGTTTCCAAAACTGGGAAAAATCTGCTCTACAGTTAAAGAGTCAAGCCTTGCAAAATTCCCAACAGTTACTTAGAATAGCAGAATTCCTTAAACTTCAAAGGAGAGAGTGAGTCACATACAGCACAGATGTTTACTGTCACCCACCCAGGGAAATGTAAAGCCATACGCTTTAGTCCAGTTGTGTTCAGCAGAGCACTTGAGTGCTTAACTCAAAACATGTACCAAAGACCCTAGCATTAAGCTTTGTTTAAACAAGAGATTTGCCAAACAGGCATTTATACTGAATCAGACCTCTATGGTCTACTGCAAGCCAGCCACAAAAAGCAATAGTGTTAACCAAAAGCAAAGTACACTGCCACACCTAAAATGAGGACGAGTTGTGCAGGAGTCGTTCCAGTtactgtttgctttgctttccaacctccagctgcctcctgaTGTCTGATACATCCATAGGGACCCGCACCGTCAGACCATCCATTGACTTCTTAATGCACACCTGGCAGCCAAGGCGagatctgagaagaaaatattaagtGAGGCTCACCTGTTCCCacagtaaaggaagaaattcCCCGCCCACATTGGGATGTCTGGCCCAGGCTGGGTTTTCACTAAAGTTCCTGTTAAAGGTCTCCTGTGCCTCAAGAGAAAGCAGCTCTAGAGGCACAACTGTAATACAGAATAAGTCCTGTCCCCTTGGAAACAGGTGCCAGGTGCTGAGAATCTGCCTCAGAGGCTTGAGAAGCTACTGCGATCAGCAGGGAGGCTTACGTCTCAGTGAGTCCATATGCCAAGTCCagcatgtccagctcttcatctgaGATAGCATCCAGCTTTTGGAAGGTGTCCTTCTCAAAGATGAGGTGACAGGTGGAGCAGGCTAATGTCCCTTCACATGCACCTGGTGGAGAAACAAGGGAGTGAcagcaaatcagaaaaaacaaGGTGATGAGAGAGATCATCTTCGGGAACAGTGTGAGAAAAGGTCCTTTAACAGATTTGGAGCATGTCAAAAGAGATGCCAGAAAACACAATAGATGGATGCAGATTTCTGCCTGCCTCTTCTCTGGGAAGATCACAATCAGTTTTCAAATTTGTACATCAGCTCTAACCAGCCAAACACATTGACACAGGCCGCTGGAATCAGTGCTGCCATCTCAGTATGGTAAGCCAGCCCAGCAAGCAGCTGTTGGGGAAGAGAAGCTTGCTTCATGGTCTCACCAGAACACAGTGGCATGTGTACAACTGCACTATTCCCAAGTACCCACTGGTCACAGCACAGACACATAAATCCTAAGAGCACACACCCTTGTGTAACACTTACCAAATCCATCAATGGCCAAGTTTTGATTGACTACCACTTCCAGCAAACTCTCCCCTTCTTTGGCTGTGGCCGTAAGTCGCTCTCCATCCCGATTTATAAAATGCACCGTCACCTGATCTGCAGAACTGTAAGACAAGTTTGTAAAAATCAGAGGAGCCTACCCTTTCCTTCATGCCCACTGTTGAGGTCTTTTGGCCGAGCACTAGAGGCATGGCACTTGGAGGGAAATGTGCATACAAACACTTCCTAGAAGGATTACACCACGCATGTCAGAAAAGATTCAGATTATCAGTTCTCAGTGGCAGGCAAACCTGAGTTGACCCAAAATATTTCCCACTTTATCAAATGTCCCTCAGAATACATGTTTAGCTGCACATGAACAAGTGCAGGTGCTCTGCACTCGCTGCCTCTGCTTGGGCTGGCTGGCAGAGGGAGCATTTATAGGCAGGCAAAGCATTTGCAAGACCTGGGCCTGGGAGGTTAATCCTGGATGGAGTGATGTAACAACAAGAAAAGTGCTCAGGATCAGATACTAATCATGCAATAAGGGTTGTTGTCATTCACATTTtgttcccccttcccttcccaaggGGATTACTTGATGACTGttccttttctgctgcttgttCTTTCATGAAGTGCCCACTCCTTCCCTGAACTCAATCACAGGGAGCCTTGTTGTGATGAGACATGCTCAGCCCCAGCTTACAGAGCAACCGTGCTGAGGAACCTCCTCTGAGCTGATGTTATCCTTGCTCAGGAGAAATTGCTAGTTATTCTGACAGCCTGCGAGATTTAATCTGGTAGAGAGTTAAGAACAAGGCCATCAGCATCTCTTAGTGCTGACTTGCAGAAAC includes these proteins:
- the LOC143164728 gene encoding adrenodoxin-like — encoded protein: MIAQGISGLLRPLLSGLNVSKIRFIYLCGVTEQHHTPAKQGSERGFSSTPKLQDAASESSSADQVTVHFINRDGERLTATAKEGESLLEVVVNQNLAIDGFGACEGTLACSTCHLIFEKDTFQKLDAISDEELDMLDLAYGLTETSRLGCQVCIKKSMDGLTVRVPMDVSDIRRQLEVGKQSKQ